From the genome of Streptomyces sp. V1I1, one region includes:
- a CDS encoding glycerate kinase, with translation MTNGAVIRPAHVLVAADKFKGSLTAVQVAERVTAGLQRMVPGLAVETLPVADGGDGTVAAAVAAGFERREVRVTGPLGEPLSAAYALRDGTAVVEMAEASGLQHLPAGVFAPLTSTTYGSGELLRAALDAGARTIVFGVGGSATTDGGAGMLAALGARFLDAAGEPVGPGGGGLRDLASADLSGLDPRFKDVELVLASDVDNPLTGRKGAPAVYGPQKGASPEDVATLDAALAHYASVLQASVGPKAAEYALWPGAGAAGGIGYGALVGLGASFRAGIEVMLDVLGFAPALSRATLVITGEGSLDEQTLHGKAPAGVAAAARAQNIEVVAVCGRLTLPPEALGRAGIRRAYALTELEPDPARSMAEAGPLLERVAENIARDFLT, from the coding sequence GTGACGAACGGAGCAGTTATTCGGCCCGCGCACGTGCTCGTCGCGGCTGACAAGTTCAAGGGCTCGCTCACGGCCGTACAGGTCGCGGAGCGGGTGACGGCAGGCCTCCAGCGGATGGTGCCCGGTCTGGCGGTCGAGACCCTGCCCGTCGCGGACGGCGGCGACGGCACGGTTGCGGCGGCGGTGGCGGCGGGATTCGAACGCCGCGAGGTCCGGGTGACCGGGCCGCTCGGGGAGCCCCTGTCGGCGGCGTACGCCCTGCGGGACGGCACTGCGGTGGTGGAGATGGCGGAGGCGTCGGGCCTCCAGCACCTCCCGGCGGGTGTGTTCGCGCCGCTCACCTCGACGACGTACGGGTCGGGCGAGCTGTTGCGCGCCGCGCTCGACGCGGGGGCGCGGACGATCGTCTTCGGCGTCGGCGGCAGCGCGACGACGGACGGCGGCGCGGGCATGCTGGCGGCGCTCGGCGCGCGCTTCCTGGACGCGGCCGGCGAGCCGGTCGGCCCGGGCGGCGGCGGTCTGCGCGACCTGGCGTCGGCGGACCTGTCCGGCCTCGACCCACGCTTCAAGGACGTGGAGCTGGTCCTCGCGAGCGACGTGGACAACCCGCTGACGGGGCGGAAGGGGGCACCGGCGGTGTACGGCCCCCAGAAGGGCGCGAGCCCCGAGGACGTCGCCACGCTGGACGCGGCGCTCGCCCATTACGCGTCCGTCCTTCAGGCGTCCGTCGGCCCCAAGGCCGCCGAGTACGCGCTCTGGCCCGGCGCGGGCGCGGCGGGCGGGATCGGCTACGGCGCGCTGGTCGGCCTGGGCGCGAGCTTCCGGGCGGGTATCGAGGTCATGCTCGACGTGCTCGGCTTCGCCCCGGCGCTGTCGCGGGCGACGCTGGTGATCACGGGCGAGGGTTCCCTCGACGAACAGACCCTCCACGGCAAGGCCCCGGCGGGCGTGGCGGCGGCGGCCCGCGCGCAGAACATCGAGGTGGTGGCGGTCTGCGGCCGCCTGACGCTGCCGCCCGAGGCGTTGGGCCGCGCGGGCATCCGGCGGGCGTACGCCTTGACGGAACTGGAGCCGGACCCGGCGCGGAGCATGGCGGAGGCGGGACCCCTGCTGGAGCGGGTGGCGGAGAACATCGCGAGGGATTTCCTGACCTAG
- a CDS encoding ADP-ribosylglycohydrolase family protein, with translation MGLPHSELADRIHGGWLGRVAGNMLGKPVELGDYWTRDRIDRYLRRADALPLTDYIPEPPPDGGADDFELRPEWRECVRGRIHGSCRDDDVDYTILGLHLLETHGFGFTTEQVGDAWLLHLPVLQTFTAERAAYRNLTNGLKPPLTASHDNPYQEWIGALIRADIFGWTCPGSPHRAAALARRDAVLSHTGNGVYGAMWAAALISAAFTTNSPRKAIDTALERIPASCRLARAVRHTTALHASGTPWSDTLTEMAAETGHLGWIHTVPNAAVITAGLLYGAGDFTSTISLTVRGGLDTDSNGATAGSVAGVLCGAAAIPAHWTDPLEDRVRSAVFGFDGVRISELAERTVRLAAVSAG, from the coding sequence ATGGGCCTACCTCACTCGGAGCTTGCCGACCGGATCCACGGCGGCTGGCTGGGCAGAGTCGCCGGCAATATGCTCGGCAAGCCCGTCGAGCTCGGCGACTACTGGACGCGCGATCGCATCGACCGCTATCTGCGCCGCGCCGACGCCCTCCCGCTCACCGACTACATTCCCGAGCCCCCGCCGGACGGGGGCGCCGACGACTTCGAGCTGCGTCCCGAATGGCGCGAGTGCGTGAGGGGCCGGATCCACGGCAGTTGCCGCGACGACGACGTGGACTACACGATCCTCGGCCTTCACCTTCTCGAGACCCACGGCTTCGGCTTCACCACCGAGCAGGTGGGCGACGCCTGGCTGCTGCACCTCCCGGTCCTGCAGACGTTCACCGCCGAGCGGGCCGCCTACCGCAATCTCACGAACGGACTCAAACCCCCGCTCACCGCCTCCCACGACAATCCCTACCAGGAGTGGATCGGGGCCCTCATCCGCGCCGACATCTTCGGCTGGACCTGCCCCGGCTCCCCGCACCGCGCCGCCGCGCTCGCCCGCCGCGACGCGGTCCTGTCGCACACCGGCAACGGCGTGTACGGCGCGATGTGGGCGGCCGCCCTGATCTCCGCCGCCTTCACCACGAACAGCCCGCGCAAGGCGATCGACACTGCGCTGGAACGCATCCCCGCGAGCTGTCGCCTCGCCCGCGCGGTACGCCACACCACCGCTCTGCACGCCTCCGGTACACCCTGGTCCGACACGCTCACCGAGATGGCCGCGGAGACGGGCCACCTGGGCTGGATCCACACCGTTCCGAACGCGGCCGTCATCACGGCCGGACTGCTGTACGGCGCCGGTGACTTCACCTCCACCATCAGCCTCACGGTCCGCGGCGGACTGGACACCGACTCCAACGGAGCGACGGCGGGCTCGGTGGCAGGTGTGCTGTGCGGCGCCGCCGCCATCCCCGCCCACTGGACAGACCCCTTGGAGGACCGGGTGCGCAGCGCGGTGTTCGGGTTCGACGGCGTAAGGATCAGCGAACTGGCCGAGCGTACGGTGCGGTTGGCGGCGGTCTCCGCGGGTTGA
- a CDS encoding NUDIX hydrolase has product MTTSDYATYIASLPRILAGAAVLFRDGQGRVLLVEPNYREGWVLPGGTVESDLGETPRRAARRETLEEIGLAVELGALLAVDWVPGVARPPIAAYVYDGGVLTETQIEAIRLQEEELVSWRLVPRDEIRKYLLGSLGHRVLAALDVVEAGTGTVELENGLPPA; this is encoded by the coding sequence GTGACTACTTCTGACTACGCCACGTACATCGCATCCCTCCCCCGCATCCTCGCCGGCGCGGCCGTGCTCTTCCGTGACGGCCAGGGGCGCGTGCTGCTCGTCGAGCCCAACTACCGCGAGGGCTGGGTGCTGCCCGGCGGGACCGTCGAGTCGGACTTGGGCGAGACCCCGCGGCGGGCGGCGCGGCGGGAGACGCTCGAAGAGATCGGGCTCGCTGTGGAGCTGGGCGCGCTGCTGGCGGTCGACTGGGTGCCGGGCGTGGCGCGGCCCCCGATCGCCGCGTATGTATACGACGGCGGGGTGCTGACCGAGACGCAGATCGAGGCGATCCGGCTGCAGGAGGAGGAGCTGGTCTCCTGGCGGCTGGTACCCCGTGACGAGATCCGCAAGTATCTGCTGGGGTCGCTGGGCCACCGGGTGCTGGCCGCTCTCGACGTGGTGGAGGCGGGCACCGGGACGGTGGAGCTGGAGAACGGCCTGCCGCCCGCCTGA
- a CDS encoding Sir2 family NAD-dependent protein deacetylase: MTLVAILSGAGISTDSGIPDYRGPKGLWRRDPEAEKLVTYDYYMADPDIRRRSWRMRRDSTTWRARPNAAHLAVAELDRQSGVAVRVITQNVDGLHQLAGMPERKVLELHGTARTVTCTRCHARSPMAQALERVEAGEEDPPCRACGGILKSATVMFGQRLDPAVLAEAMAIAKASEVFIAVGTSLQVQPAASLAGIAAEHGARLSIVNAEPTPYDELADEIVREPIGTALPALLKRLNSSPSSD; encoded by the coding sequence ATGACTCTCGTCGCGATCCTCAGCGGCGCCGGCATCTCCACGGACTCCGGCATCCCCGACTACCGCGGGCCGAAGGGCCTGTGGCGGCGCGATCCGGAGGCCGAGAAGCTCGTCACGTACGACTACTACATGGCCGATCCGGACATCCGCCGCCGCTCCTGGCGGATGCGGCGCGACAGCACTACCTGGCGCGCCCGGCCGAACGCCGCGCATCTCGCCGTCGCCGAGCTGGACCGGCAGTCCGGGGTCGCCGTCCGGGTGATCACCCAGAACGTCGACGGGCTGCACCAGCTGGCGGGCATGCCCGAGCGCAAGGTGCTCGAACTGCACGGCACGGCACGCACGGTGACCTGTACCCGTTGCCACGCCCGCTCACCGATGGCTCAGGCGCTGGAGCGGGTCGAGGCCGGCGAGGAGGACCCGCCGTGCCGTGCGTGCGGCGGGATCCTGAAGTCGGCGACGGTGATGTTCGGGCAGCGGCTCGATCCGGCGGTGCTGGCCGAGGCGATGGCGATCGCCAAGGCCAGCGAGGTCTTCATCGCGGTCGGCACGAGCCTGCAGGTGCAGCCCGCGGCCTCGCTTGCGGGGATCGCCGCGGAGCACGGGGCGCGGCTCTCGATCGTCAATGCCGAGCCGACGCCCTACGACGAACTGGCGGACGAGATCGTCCGCGAGCCGATCGGCACGGCGTTGCCCGCGCTGCTGAAGCGGCTGAATTCAAGCCCGTCCAGCGATTGA
- a CDS encoding methylated-DNA--[protein]-cysteine S-methyltransferase, producing the protein MKQHTVTDSPYGPLTLVATDGVLSGLYMTAQRHRPDEETFGEPDPAPFGDTIRQLDAYFAGELKEFDLPMRLEGTPFQRGVWNQLRKIPYGETRTYGQLAEALGNIGASRAVGLANGKNPIGIIVPCHRVIGSTGSLIGYGGGLDRKQRLLAFECGTPDDALF; encoded by the coding sequence GTGAAACAGCACACCGTCACGGACAGCCCGTACGGCCCGCTCACCCTCGTCGCCACCGACGGCGTGCTGAGCGGCCTCTACATGACTGCGCAGCGCCACCGCCCCGACGAGGAGACCTTCGGCGAGCCGGACCCCGCTCCCTTCGGCGATACGATCCGCCAGCTCGACGCGTACTTCGCCGGGGAGCTCAAGGAGTTCGACCTGCCGATGCGGCTCGAAGGAACGCCCTTCCAGCGTGGCGTCTGGAACCAGCTGCGGAAGATCCCGTACGGCGAGACACGTACGTACGGGCAACTGGCCGAGGCGCTCGGCAATATCGGGGCCTCCCGCGCGGTGGGCCTGGCCAACGGCAAGAACCCGATCGGGATCATCGTCCCGTGCCACCGGGTCATCGGCTCGACGGGCAGCCTCATCGGCTACGGCGGCGGACTCGACCGCAAGCAGCGGCTGCTGGCGTTCGAGTGCGGCACGCCGGACGACGCCCTGTTCTAG
- a CDS encoding DNA-3-methyladenine glycosylase 2 family protein: MHTDTERCVRAVQSKDARFDGWFFTAVLTTRIYCRPSCPVVPPKVENMTFYPSAAACQQAGFRACKRCRPDTSPGSPEWNARADAVARAMRLIRDGVVDREGVPGLAARLGYSTRQIERQLLAELGAGPLALARAQRAQTARLLIETTGIPMAEVAFAAGFSSIRTFNDTVREVFALAPGELRTRASRSRSTPPQTPGVIALRLPYRAPLNPSNLFGHLAATGVPGVEEWRDGAYRRTLSLPYGHGIVALTPHPDHIACRLSLTDPRDLTIAISRCRWMLDLDADPVAVDDQLRTDPLLAPLVDKAPGRRVPRTVDAAEFAVRAVLGQQVSTAAARTHAARLVTAHGEAIDDPEGGLTHLFPSSAALAALDPQTLALPQSRRTTLTTLVGALAEGSLQLGLDSDWEKARAQLIALPGFGPWTVEVIAMRALGDPDAFLPGDLGMRRAAADLGLPSTPAALTERAAAWRPWRAYAVQYLWATDGHPINHLPV, from the coding sequence ATGCACACCGACACCGAGCGCTGCGTACGCGCCGTCCAGTCGAAGGACGCCCGCTTCGACGGCTGGTTCTTCACGGCCGTGCTGACCACGCGGATCTACTGCCGCCCCAGCTGCCCCGTCGTGCCGCCGAAGGTCGAGAACATGACCTTCTACCCGAGCGCCGCAGCCTGCCAGCAGGCCGGATTCCGGGCCTGCAAGCGCTGCCGCCCCGACACCAGCCCCGGCTCGCCGGAGTGGAACGCCCGCGCCGACGCCGTCGCCCGCGCCATGCGCCTCATCCGGGACGGCGTCGTCGACCGCGAGGGCGTGCCCGGCCTGGCCGCGCGCCTCGGCTATTCCACCCGCCAGATCGAGCGCCAGCTCCTCGCCGAGCTGGGCGCGGGACCGCTCGCCCTGGCCCGCGCACAGCGCGCCCAGACCGCGCGCCTGCTCATCGAAACCACCGGTATCCCCATGGCCGAGGTCGCCTTCGCGGCCGGTTTCTCCTCCATCCGTACCTTCAACGACACCGTCCGCGAAGTCTTCGCGCTCGCCCCGGGCGAACTGCGCACCCGCGCCTCCCGCAGCAGGTCCACACCCCCGCAGACCCCCGGCGTCATCGCACTGCGGCTGCCGTACCGTGCACCACTCAACCCGAGCAACCTCTTCGGACACCTCGCCGCGACCGGCGTCCCGGGTGTCGAGGAGTGGCGGGACGGTGCGTACCGCCGCACCCTGAGCCTCCCGTACGGACACGGCATCGTCGCCCTCACCCCGCACCCCGACCACATCGCCTGCCGGCTCTCCCTCACCGACCCGCGCGACCTCACCATCGCGATCAGCCGCTGCCGCTGGATGCTCGACCTGGACGCCGATCCGGTCGCCGTCGACGACCAGCTGCGTACGGATCCGCTGCTCGCCCCACTGGTCGACAAGGCGCCCGGCCGACGGGTCCCGCGCACCGTCGACGCGGCGGAGTTCGCGGTACGGGCGGTGCTCGGCCAGCAGGTCTCGACCGCCGCGGCCCGCACTCACGCCGCCCGGCTGGTCACCGCCCACGGCGAGGCGATCGACGACCCTGAGGGCGGCCTCACCCACCTCTTCCCGTCCTCCGCGGCGCTGGCGGCGCTGGACCCGCAGACGCTGGCGTTGCCCCAAAGCCGCCGCACCACTCTGACGACCCTCGTCGGCGCGCTGGCCGAAGGATCGCTGCAGCTCGGCCTCGACAGCGACTGGGAGAAGGCCCGCGCCCAGCTGATCGCGCTGCCCGGCTTCGGCCCCTGGACGGTGGAGGTGATCGCGATGCGGGCACTGGGCGATCCCGACGCGTTCCTGCCGGGCGACCTCGGGATGCGGCGCGCGGCGGCCGATCTCGGTCTGCCCTCCACGCCCGCCGCTCTCACCGAGCGCGCCGCCGCCTGGCGGCCCTGGCGGGCGTACGCCGTCCAGTACCTCTGGGCCACCGACGGCCATCCCATCAACCACCTCCCCGTGTAA
- a CDS encoding O-acetyl-ADP-ribose deacetylase, with product MTEQSPAIVLVRGDITQQHVDAIVNAANSSLLGGGGVDGAIHRRGGPEILVECRALRASHYGKGLPTGQAVATTAGRLDARHVIHTVGPVWSRQEDRSALLASCYRESLRVAQELGAESVAFPAISTGIYGWPMDDGARIAIRTVREAAAAPVAEVRFVLFDEQAYKVFEAALAEQG from the coding sequence ATGACAGAGCAGTCGCCCGCCATCGTCCTCGTACGGGGAGACATCACACAGCAGCATGTCGACGCCATCGTCAACGCCGCCAACTCCTCACTTCTCGGCGGTGGGGGAGTCGACGGTGCCATCCACCGCCGCGGCGGCCCCGAGATCCTCGTCGAGTGCCGCGCCCTGCGCGCCTCGCACTACGGCAAGGGCCTGCCCACAGGCCAGGCCGTCGCCACCACCGCGGGCCGCCTCGACGCCCGGCATGTGATCCACACCGTCGGCCCCGTCTGGTCCCGGCAGGAGGACCGGTCCGCCCTCCTCGCCTCCTGCTACCGCGAATCGCTGCGCGTGGCACAGGAGCTGGGAGCCGAGTCCGTCGCCTTCCCCGCCATCTCGACCGGTATCTACGGCTGGCCGATGGACGACGGCGCGCGCATCGCGATCCGTACGGTGCGCGAGGCGGCAGCGGCGCCCGTCGCAGAGGTACGGTTCGTGCTCTTCGACGAGCAGGCGTACAAGGTCTTCGAGGCGGCCCTGGCAGAGCAAGGTTGA
- a CDS encoding NAD(P)/FAD-dependent oxidoreductase has protein sequence MPSMLDAVVVGAGPNGLTAAVELARRGFSVAVYEALDTIGGGARTEELTLPGFRHDPCSAVHPLGIGSPAFAAMPLARHGLEWLHPGLPLAHPFPDGTAAVLSRSVGESAMSLGAGDAGAYRRLVAPYIGHWDTLAADFLRTPWDGLPRDPYRFARFGLNAIQPSTWLSRRFQGERARGLFAGLAAHAIAPTSGLATGGVALMFALAAHEKGWPVPRGGSQAISDALASYLREQGGAIHTGAEVKRLDELPPARAYIFDTSPTALARIADLGQAYQHYRYGASAFKIDYALSGPVPWTAKEARVAGTVHIGPTAGEIDTALRAAVGGAAPRVPFLITSQPSVIDPSRAPAGKHVLWAYGHVPAGWEGDATDAIERQLERFAPGFRDLVLARAVAGPPQLAQRNANYVGGDIACGAFAGLQTLIRPKLARVPYATAHPSVFICSSATPPGPGVHGMSGHHAAKAVWRRLRAAG, from the coding sequence GTGCCGTCGATGCTCGATGCCGTCGTCGTGGGGGCGGGACCCAACGGACTGACTGCCGCTGTCGAACTGGCCCGCCGCGGCTTCTCCGTGGCGGTTTACGAAGCCTTGGACACGATCGGCGGCGGAGCGAGGACCGAGGAGCTCACCCTCCCCGGCTTCCGCCACGACCCGTGCTCCGCGGTCCACCCCCTGGGCATCGGCTCGCCCGCCTTCGCCGCCATGCCGCTCGCGCGCCACGGCCTGGAGTGGCTGCACCCCGGACTGCCGCTCGCCCATCCCTTCCCGGACGGCACCGCCGCCGTGCTGAGCCGCTCGGTCGGCGAGAGCGCGATGTCGCTGGGAGCCGGTGACGCCGGGGCGTACCGCCGGCTCGTCGCCCCCTACATCGGTCACTGGGACACCCTCGCCGCCGACTTCCTGCGCACCCCCTGGGACGGGCTGCCCCGCGACCCGTACCGCTTCGCCCGCTTCGGACTGAATGCGATCCAGCCCTCCACCTGGCTCTCCCGCCGATTCCAGGGCGAGCGGGCACGTGGCCTGTTCGCGGGGCTCGCCGCCCATGCCATCGCCCCCACCAGCGGGCTGGCCACCGGCGGGGTCGCCCTCATGTTCGCCCTCGCCGCCCACGAGAAGGGCTGGCCGGTGCCGCGCGGCGGTTCGCAGGCGATCTCCGACGCCCTCGCCTCGTATCTGCGCGAACAGGGCGGTGCGATCCACACGGGCGCGGAGGTGAAGCGGCTGGACGAGCTGCCGCCGGCCCGGGCCTACATCTTCGACACCTCTCCGACCGCGCTCGCCAGGATCGCGGATCTCGGCCAGGCGTATCAGCACTATCGGTACGGCGCCTCCGCGTTCAAGATCGACTACGCCCTGTCGGGTCCGGTGCCGTGGACCGCGAAGGAGGCCCGCGTCGCCGGGACCGTGCACATCGGCCCCACCGCGGGTGAGATCGACACGGCCCTCAGGGCGGCAGTCGGGGGTGCCGCCCCCCGGGTGCCTTTCCTGATCACCTCCCAGCCGAGTGTGATCGACCCGTCCAGGGCCCCGGCGGGCAAGCACGTCCTGTGGGCGTACGGGCATGTGCCGGCCGGCTGGGAGGGCGATGCCACCGATGCCATCGAGCGGCAGCTGGAACGCTTCGCGCCCGGTTTCCGTGACCTCGTGCTGGCCCGCGCGGTCGCGGGACCGCCCCAACTCGCCCAGCGCAACGCGAATTACGTCGGCGGGGACATCGCCTGCGGGGCGTTCGCCGGGCTTCAGACGCTGATCCGCCCCAAGCTCGCCCGCGTCCCGTACGCCACCGCGCACCCCTCGGTCTTCATCTGCTCGTCCGCGACCCCGCCGGGCCCCGGAGTGCACGGCATGTCGGGCCATCACGCGGCGAAGGCGGTGTGGCGGCGTCTGAGGGCGGCCGGGTGA
- a CDS encoding nucleotidyltransferase domain-containing protein, translating into MNSKIETMAQQLTTVRGVRAVALGGSRARGSHRPDSDWDLGVYYRGSLDTGALASLAAEVTGEPVEVAGPGGWGPWVNGGAWLSVDGTPVDWILRDLDRVERVWADCRAGRYETGVQPGHPLGFWSPAYAGEVALCRVLADTQGELAALRAETQEYPEALRRTLTDAAWEADFSVAAARKSVGSGDVLHVSLCLSRAFGVLVQSLHAHARVWCLNEKGALTTATALRAAPDGFAGRVAAALRGLDVGAVEAAGELVREVRAALG; encoded by the coding sequence ATGAATTCCAAGATCGAAACGATGGCGCAGCAGCTCACAACGGTGCGCGGGGTGCGTGCGGTGGCCCTGGGCGGCAGCCGCGCCCGCGGATCGCACCGCCCCGACTCCGACTGGGACCTGGGCGTCTACTACCGGGGTTCGTTGGATACCGGAGCTCTGGCGTCCCTCGCCGCGGAGGTTACCGGCGAGCCGGTGGAGGTCGCCGGGCCCGGGGGCTGGGGCCCGTGGGTCAACGGCGGCGCGTGGCTGTCCGTGGACGGCACGCCGGTGGACTGGATCCTGCGCGACCTGGACCGGGTGGAGCGGGTCTGGGCGGACTGCCGGGCCGGCCGCTACGAGACAGGCGTACAGCCGGGGCACCCGCTGGGCTTCTGGTCGCCCGCGTACGCGGGCGAGGTGGCCCTGTGCCGCGTACTGGCCGACACCCAGGGCGAGTTGGCGGCGCTGCGGGCCGAGACGCAGGAGTACCCGGAGGCCTTGCGCCGGACGCTGACCGACGCCGCGTGGGAGGCGGACTTCTCGGTGGCGGCGGCACGGAAGTCGGTGGGTTCGGGCGATGTGCTGCATGTGTCGCTGTGCCTGTCCCGGGCGTTCGGCGTCCTGGTGCAGTCCCTGCACGCGCACGCCAGGGTGTGGTGCCTGAACGAAAAGGGCGCGCTGACTACGGCGACGGCGCTGCGGGCCGCGCCGGACGGTTTCGCGGGGCGGGTCGCGGCGGCGCTGAGGGGGCTCGACGTGGGCGCGGTCGAGGCGGCGGGGGAACTGGTCCGCGAGGTGCGGGCGGCGTTGGGCTGA
- a CDS encoding inositol monophosphatase family protein, whose translation MIDDFLNGDLSDVEEAVRKAAATEIMPRFRQLAAHEIVEKSGPHDLVTTADRLAEEHLTASLTALLPGSMVVGEEAVHADPSVYETLHGDAPVWIVDPVDGTWHFAHGDPGFCTLVALAQRGEVLASWTYAPVSDEMATAIQGGGARLNGTPLRAGSPAPGVALEVAMSHPDYTTPDQKQALLGLNVEGVHARACGSAGLEYLRVARGELDAVAFSWENAWDHAAGLLLVTEAGGAHMTVAGEPFRIAGGNALPFTAARDAETAERVRSLLAG comes from the coding sequence ATGATCGATGACTTTCTGAACGGTGATCTGTCCGACGTCGAGGAGGCGGTCCGCAAGGCGGCCGCCACCGAGATCATGCCGCGTTTCCGCCAGCTCGCCGCGCACGAGATCGTCGAGAAGAGCGGGCCCCACGATCTGGTGACGACCGCCGACCGTCTCGCCGAGGAGCACCTCACCGCGTCCCTGACGGCCCTGCTCCCCGGCTCCATGGTGGTCGGCGAGGAGGCCGTGCACGCGGACCCGTCCGTGTACGAGACGCTGCACGGCGACGCACCCGTGTGGATCGTCGACCCGGTCGACGGAACCTGGCACTTCGCCCACGGGGATCCGGGGTTCTGCACGCTGGTCGCCCTCGCCCAGCGCGGCGAGGTGCTCGCCTCCTGGACGTACGCACCGGTGTCCGACGAAATGGCGACAGCGATACAGGGCGGCGGCGCCCGCCTCAACGGCACGCCGCTACGGGCGGGTTCACCGGCGCCGGGGGTGGCGCTGGAGGTGGCCATGTCCCACCCGGACTACACGACCCCGGACCAGAAGCAGGCGCTGCTCGGCCTGAACGTGGAGGGGGTGCACGCGCGGGCCTGCGGCTCGGCGGGCCTGGAGTATCTGCGCGTGGCACGGGGCGAGTTGGACGCGGTTGCCTTCTCCTGGGAGAACGCGTGGGACCACGCGGCGGGCCTCCTCCTGGTGACGGAGGCGGGCGGGGCGCACATGACGGTGGCGGGCGAGCCGTTCCGTATCGCGGGCGGGAACGCGCTCCCGTTCACGGCGGCGAGGGACGCGGAGACGGCGGAGCGGGTACGGAGCCTGCTGGCGGGGTGA